One window of Thermocoleostomius sinensis A174 genomic DNA carries:
- a CDS encoding phosphate ABC transporter substrate-binding protein, with product MARQNNETVPLLLAFLITVGLIAAGFWFFGRNLISSLGQSPPSPTQPNQPPLSPDPTPSPNQATGGLRLDPSLPNPDVLTIDGSVTMVALMKQLQLAYTQVNPSLPTTYGVPDGRPNGTNAGIQNLIRDQVWMAASSRPLRPDETNVGLQGVPIARDALAIVVGVDNPFTGSLTLDQLKQIFQGQITNWSEVGGSPAPIRVINRAPDSGTYTLFQDVVLLGQPFAADGPNFTTAQQDETTPLLRSLGTDGITYSTVQQVVNQQTVRIVPINDISPTDREAVRTGNYPISRVVYLVAKQQTSPAVKQFIEMTLSPQGQQIVERVGFIPL from the coding sequence ATGGCTCGACAAAACAACGAAACGGTTCCCCTGTTGCTGGCTTTTCTAATTACAGTGGGGTTGATTGCAGCCGGATTCTGGTTCTTTGGCAGAAATTTGATTTCGAGCCTTGGGCAATCTCCACCTTCCCCAACTCAACCAAACCAGCCCCCATTATCTCCAGACCCCACACCTTCTCCAAATCAAGCAACTGGGGGATTGCGCCTTGACCCGTCGCTGCCGAATCCAGATGTGTTGACGATCGATGGCAGTGTCACCATGGTGGCGTTGATGAAGCAACTTCAGCTTGCCTACACGCAGGTCAATCCGTCACTGCCGACGACCTATGGTGTACCCGACGGGAGACCGAATGGCACTAACGCTGGCATTCAAAATTTAATTCGTGACCAAGTGTGGATGGCAGCTAGTTCCCGTCCGCTGCGGCCAGATGAGACCAATGTTGGCTTACAGGGTGTGCCAATCGCCAGAGATGCCTTGGCGATCGTGGTTGGAGTTGATAATCCTTTCACAGGCAGCCTGACGCTGGATCAACTCAAGCAAATCTTTCAAGGGCAAATTACAAACTGGTCAGAGGTGGGCGGCTCACCTGCACCGATTCGCGTGATCAATCGAGCACCCGACAGTGGAACCTATACTTTGTTTCAGGATGTTGTTTTGTTGGGGCAACCGTTTGCAGCAGACGGTCCCAACTTCACAACCGCACAACAAGACGAAACGACACCATTACTGCGATCGCTAGGAACGGACGGCATCACTTACAGCACGGTGCAACAAGTTGTCAATCAACAAACGGTGCGCATTGTTCCCATCAATGATATCTCTCCAACCGATCGAGAAGCGGTGAGAACAGGGAATTATCCAATTAGCCGCGTAGTCTATTTGGTCGCAAAACAACAAACAAGTCCTGCGGTTAAACAGTTTATTGAAATGACATTATCCCCTCAAGGTCAACAAATTGTAGAACGAGTTGGTTTCATTCCGCTTTAG
- the arsC gene encoding arsenate reductase, glutathione/glutaredoxin type, whose amino-acid sequence MKKVMFVCKKNSARSQMAEGFAKTLGKGQIDVTSSGLEASQVRPEAIAAMKEVGIDISDQYSKPLSDFKADEFDVVISLCGCGVNLPPEWVMQEVFEDWQLDDPAEQPDIFPRVRDEIKERVEKLIESVKDAAVIG is encoded by the coding sequence GTGAAAAAAGTCATGTTTGTTTGTAAGAAGAATTCGGCTCGATCGCAAATGGCAGAGGGATTTGCTAAAACCTTGGGTAAGGGCCAAATTGATGTGACGAGTTCTGGATTGGAAGCTAGCCAAGTACGTCCGGAGGCGATCGCGGCGATGAAAGAAGTCGGAATTGATATCAGCGATCAATACTCGAAACCACTCAGTGATTTCAAGGCAGACGAGTTTGATGTGGTGATTTCGCTTTGTGGCTGTGGGGTAAATTTGCCACCGGAATGGGTGATGCAGGAAGTGTTTGAGGATTGGCAGTTGGATGATCCGGCTGAACAACCTGACATTTTCCCGCGTGTGCGAGATGAAATTAAAGAGCGGGTCGAGAAGCTGATTGAATCGGTCAAAGATGCGGCTGTGATTGGCTAA
- the pstC gene encoding phosphate ABC transporter permease subunit PstC gives MVGEARETRLYNRHSIEKEITTERILDQGFVWLTLVMAIGVAAVLAFVIFEIAMSAWPAIQSFGLSFIVTTTWNPVTNVYGALPQIYGTLVTSAIALVIAVPVGIGVAVFLSEDFLPAYIREPIAFAIELIVAIPSVVLGLWGIFVFIPFLRPFYQFLSDTLGWIPLFAGIPRGYSLLTLGIVLSIMIAPLIISVSRGTLASLPPELRQGAMAMGATRWETIFRVLIPAGLSGIIGSIMLALGRAMGETMVAAMLVGNSNRITVSLLEPGATITSLIASQFGEAGRTQVSALLYAGLVLMILTLIVNILAELIIRKFQNIE, from the coding sequence ATGGTAGGAGAAGCGCGAGAAACAAGGTTGTACAACCGACATAGCATCGAGAAAGAGATTACAACGGAACGAATTTTGGATCAGGGTTTTGTATGGCTAACGCTAGTAATGGCGATTGGAGTTGCAGCGGTTCTGGCGTTTGTGATTTTTGAAATTGCGATGTCAGCTTGGCCGGCCATTCAATCCTTCGGGCTTAGCTTTATAGTAACAACCACTTGGAACCCTGTCACAAATGTGTATGGAGCCTTGCCCCAAATCTATGGAACCCTGGTGACATCTGCTATTGCACTCGTGATTGCTGTTCCTGTGGGCATTGGTGTAGCAGTATTTCTCAGCGAAGATTTTCTTCCGGCATATATTCGCGAACCGATCGCCTTTGCAATCGAGCTAATTGTAGCCATTCCTAGCGTTGTGTTAGGGTTGTGGGGAATTTTTGTATTCATTCCGTTCCTACGTCCATTCTATCAATTTCTTTCAGATACGCTAGGTTGGATTCCGCTGTTTGCTGGTATTCCTAGAGGGTATAGTTTGCTGACTCTGGGAATTGTGCTGTCTATTATGATTGCCCCACTCATCATTTCTGTATCGCGAGGGACATTGGCCTCTCTGCCGCCAGAACTGCGTCAAGGCGCAATGGCCATGGGAGCCACTCGTTGGGAAACAATTTTTCGTGTTCTGATTCCTGCTGGATTGTCTGGCATCATTGGCTCAATTATGCTAGCACTAGGTCGAGCCATGGGCGAAACAATGGTCGCCGCTATGCTAGTGGGCAATTCTAACCGCATCACCGTATCGTTACTAGAACCGGGCGCAACCATTACTTCCCTAATTGCATCTCAGTTTGGCGAGGCAGGCCGTACACAAGTATCCGCATTACTATATGCCGGACTGGTATTGATGATTCTGACCTTAATTGTCAATATCCTCGCTGAATTAATCATTCGGAAGTTCCAAAATATCGAGTAA
- a CDS encoding PstS family phosphate ABC transporter substrate-binding protein: MVALSVLALTVGCSAPTSTTQTGSQSPQTETTGTVEQVTIVADGSSTVYPLTDEAVQEYQFENRETAEFSVTFSGTTGGFRKFCAGETDISNASRPINSSEIEACRSAGVNYVELPVAYDALTVAVHPTNTWAESMTVAELKRLWEPAAEGTITNWNQIRPDWPNQPINLYGAGSDSGTFDYFTEAIVGESRASRSDYTASEDDEALVRGLRSDPNGLGYFGYAYYEENQRLLKPVAIDNGNGPVLPSSETVVAGDYQPLARPLFIYVNTDALQNKPELREFVEFYLLNAETFAKAIGYVPLPDEVYTIALDHLQQNKVGTAFGGVAETNLKLEDLLQREKTY, from the coding sequence ATGGTTGCCCTTAGTGTTCTGGCGTTGACGGTGGGCTGTTCTGCTCCAACTTCAACCACTCAAACAGGTTCACAGTCACCGCAAACTGAAACAACTGGAACCGTTGAGCAGGTGACGATCGTTGCCGATGGTTCCAGTACCGTCTATCCCCTCACTGATGAAGCAGTGCAGGAATACCAGTTTGAAAACCGGGAAACAGCAGAGTTCTCGGTCACTTTCTCCGGTACAACTGGTGGATTTCGTAAATTCTGTGCTGGAGAAACTGATATTTCCAATGCTTCTCGTCCTATCAACTCCAGTGAAATTGAAGCCTGTCGATCGGCAGGGGTGAACTATGTAGAACTGCCTGTGGCGTATGATGCGCTGACAGTCGCGGTACATCCCACCAATACGTGGGCAGAAAGTATGACCGTTGCCGAGTTAAAGCGATTATGGGAACCTGCGGCTGAGGGAACGATCACCAACTGGAATCAAATTCGCCCGGATTGGCCGAATCAACCAATTAACTTGTACGGGGCAGGCAGTGACTCTGGAACTTTTGATTACTTCACCGAAGCAATCGTAGGCGAATCTCGCGCTAGCCGCAGCGATTATACTGCCAGCGAAGATGATGAAGCACTGGTGCGAGGACTGCGTTCTGACCCCAATGGCTTGGGCTACTTTGGCTATGCCTACTATGAAGAGAACCAGCGGTTACTGAAACCTGTGGCGATCGACAACGGGAATGGCCCAGTCTTACCGTCTTCAGAAACTGTTGTAGCTGGTGATTATCAACCCCTAGCGCGACCACTGTTTATCTACGTCAACACTGATGCGCTGCAAAACAAGCCAGAACTGCGAGAATTTGTCGAGTTCTATCTGCTCAATGCTGAAACCTTTGCCAAAGCCATTGGCTATGTGCCCCTACCCGATGAAGTCTATACGATTGCACTAGATCACTTGCAGCAAAACAAGGTGGGAACGGCCTTTGGTGGCGTTGCGGAAACAAATTTGAAACTGGAAGATCTTCTTCAGCGGGAGAAGACCTATTAA
- a CDS encoding ArsR/SmtB family transcription factor, with the protein MGFAILPSIEISAGFHALSEPLRLQVVDLLREQELCVCDLCESLNVAQSKLSFHLKVLREAKLIRSRQEGRWIYYSLNLSQFVILEQYLAEFRRFSPILPSRTCHEEE; encoded by the coding sequence ATGGGTTTTGCAATTCTTCCCTCGATCGAAATTAGTGCTGGATTTCATGCCCTTTCAGAACCATTGCGCTTGCAGGTGGTTGATTTGCTGCGAGAGCAGGAGTTATGTGTGTGTGATCTCTGCGAGAGTCTGAATGTGGCGCAGTCCAAGCTATCGTTCCACTTGAAAGTTCTGAGAGAAGCTAAGTTGATTCGATCGCGCCAGGAGGGACGTTGGATTTACTACAGCCTGAATCTATCTCAATTTGTGATTCTAGAGCAGTACCTAGCCGAGTTTCGACGATTCAGCCCAATCCTACCGTCTCGCACCTGTCATGAGGAAGAGTAA
- the arsB gene encoding ACR3 family arsenite efflux transporter, translating to MSDRSNSSAVQAGGKLSFFERYLTVWVFLCIIAGVILGRLFPGVAVALDAMSIYQVSIPIAICLFFMMYPIMVKIDFSQAKQAVRAPKPVILTLIVNWLIKPFTMVVFAQFFLGWLFRPLIAGTELIRGVSVPLADSYIAGAILLGIAPCTAMVLMWGYLSYSNQGHTLVMVAVNSLAMLFLYAPLGRWLLAANNLSVPWQTIVLSVLIYVGLPLLAGMYSRYWIFKHKGKAWFEREFLQYLTPVAITAMLITLVLLFAFKGELIVRNPLHILLIAVPLFIQTNFIFLITYVIAQKMKLAYEDAAPAALIGASNHFEVAIATAITLFGLNSGAALATVVGVLIEVPVMLMLVECCKRTAFWFPREPEKATLPDPRCVPSGWN from the coding sequence ATGAGCGATCGAAGCAATTCATCTGCGGTACAAGCTGGAGGTAAGCTGAGCTTTTTTGAGCGCTATCTGACGGTATGGGTATTTCTATGCATTATTGCAGGCGTGATTCTGGGACGATTGTTTCCGGGCGTTGCAGTGGCATTAGACGCTATGAGCATCTACCAGGTATCTATTCCGATCGCGATTTGTCTGTTCTTCATGATGTATCCCATCATGGTAAAGATTGACTTTTCGCAAGCGAAACAAGCAGTTCGCGCCCCCAAGCCTGTAATTCTTACGCTAATTGTGAATTGGTTAATCAAACCGTTCACAATGGTGGTATTTGCTCAGTTTTTTCTAGGATGGTTGTTTCGTCCACTCATTGCTGGAACTGAATTGATTCGGGGCGTTTCAGTTCCGTTGGCTGATTCTTACATTGCGGGAGCAATTCTGCTAGGTATTGCTCCTTGTACGGCAATGGTGTTGATGTGGGGTTATTTATCCTACAGCAATCAGGGACACACGCTGGTGATGGTAGCGGTGAATTCATTGGCCATGTTGTTCCTCTATGCACCATTAGGACGGTGGTTGCTAGCTGCTAATAACTTGAGCGTACCTTGGCAAACGATCGTGCTTTCGGTTTTGATCTATGTGGGGTTGCCGTTGCTCGCAGGAATGTATTCCCGATATTGGATTTTTAAACACAAGGGTAAAGCTTGGTTTGAGCGTGAGTTTTTGCAGTATTTAACTCCGGTAGCCATCACAGCCATGCTAATTACCTTAGTATTGCTGTTCGCCTTTAAGGGTGAACTCATTGTTAGAAACCCGCTCCATATTCTGCTGATTGCTGTTCCACTCTTCATTCAAACGAACTTTATCTTCCTTATCACCTATGTCATCGCCCAAAAGATGAAGTTAGCTTACGAAGATGCTGCTCCAGCGGCTTTAATTGGAGCCAGCAACCACTTTGAAGTTGCCATTGCTACCGCCATTACCCTATTTGGTTTAAACTCTGGAGCCGCACTCGCAACCGTGGTAGGGGTGCTAATCGAAGTGCCTGTGATGCTGATGCTAGTTGAGTGTTGCAAGCGCACCGCTTTTTGGTTTCCCCGTGAGCCAGAAAAAGCAACGTTGCCCGATCCTCGTTGTGTTCCCAGTGGATGGAATTAG
- the pstA gene encoding phosphate ABC transporter permease PstA, translated as MTGTQGDYSTPIEPINLTRSKTSSKSIFNTAMTTIAGFFTFLILAPLAAVLFDVARQGLPRLRPEIFTELPPPPGLSDGGFGHAIIGTLMTLAVAIALSAPIGILAAIYLSEFGRGSKVSYWVRFSANVLTGVPAILAGLFAYSLVVGTTGSFSAFAGGVSLAVIMLPIVMRTAEEGLLLIPREVRQAAVGLGATRFQTAVGIVLPTALPAIATAVTLAVARAAGEAAPLLFTALNNNFWSTDLFRPIATLPVLIYFFSIIPFRAQQELAWAAALVLLSIVLIISVIARLLARKQVY; from the coding sequence ATGACCGGTACTCAGGGCGATTATTCTACACCGATCGAACCCATTAACCTTACCCGCTCCAAAACGTCCAGCAAATCGATTTTCAATACGGCGATGACCACCATTGCTGGCTTTTTCACATTTCTGATTCTGGCTCCTCTCGCCGCTGTTCTTTTCGATGTTGCTCGACAAGGCTTACCGCGATTAAGGCCAGAAATTTTTACTGAATTGCCACCGCCACCAGGACTTAGTGATGGCGGATTCGGTCATGCTATTATTGGTACCCTGATGACGTTGGCGGTTGCAATTGCACTGAGCGCACCGATCGGTATTTTGGCAGCCATCTATTTATCTGAATTTGGCCGTGGTTCCAAAGTATCCTACTGGGTGCGGTTTTCGGCCAACGTGTTAACAGGAGTGCCTGCCATTTTAGCAGGACTATTTGCCTACAGTCTGGTTGTGGGAACAACAGGTTCTTTCTCCGCTTTTGCGGGTGGGGTGTCACTAGCCGTAATTATGCTACCGATCGTCATGCGAACGGCTGAGGAGGGGTTACTGTTAATTCCTCGTGAAGTGCGCCAAGCAGCAGTTGGACTAGGCGCAACCCGGTTTCAAACCGCCGTTGGTATTGTGTTACCGACGGCTCTACCGGCAATTGCTACCGCTGTCACCTTAGCGGTTGCTCGTGCAGCTGGCGAGGCAGCCCCATTGCTATTTACGGCATTAAACAACAACTTCTGGTCTACTGATTTATTTAGACCGATCGCCACTTTACCTGTTCTCATTTACTTCTTCTCGATCATTCCGTTTCGGGCGCAACAAGAATTAGCTTGGGCAGCGGCGCTAGTGTTACTTAGCATTGTGCTCATCATCAGCGTTATTGCTCGTCTCTTGGCACGGAAACAGGTATACTAG
- the pstB gene encoding phosphate ABC transporter ATP-binding protein PstB: MPSPSAVDTQTVLNVENVSVHYGSVLALRNVYLDIFKNKITALIGPSGCGKSTLLRCFNRMNDLIPGTRIEGRILYRGTDLYDKSVDPVEVRRRVGMVFQKPNPFPKTIYDNVAFGARLQDHQGSLDDLVEESLRSAALWEEVKDILQQSALSLSGGQQQRLCIARTIAIKPEVILMDEPCSALDPISTLRVEELMQQLKQHYTIVIVTHNMQQASRVADMTAFFNAEEAEGGNRFGYLVEYDQTARIFEDPQQETTKNYVSGRFG, encoded by the coding sequence ATGCCATCTCCTTCTGCTGTAGATACTCAAACAGTTCTCAATGTTGAAAACGTTTCGGTGCATTACGGTTCTGTGTTAGCATTGCGCAACGTTTACCTTGATATCTTCAAAAATAAGATTACGGCGCTCATTGGCCCATCTGGTTGTGGCAAGAGTACATTGCTCCGGTGTTTTAATCGAATGAATGACTTGATTCCAGGAACACGTATCGAAGGACGCATTTTGTATCGCGGCACCGATCTATACGACAAATCGGTTGATCCGGTTGAAGTGCGTCGTCGCGTAGGCATGGTGTTTCAAAAACCAAATCCATTTCCCAAAACCATCTATGACAATGTAGCCTTTGGAGCACGACTTCAAGACCATCAAGGTAGCTTAGATGACTTGGTGGAAGAGTCGCTACGATCGGCCGCACTTTGGGAGGAAGTGAAAGATATCTTGCAACAAAGCGCTCTATCGCTATCTGGTGGACAACAGCAGCGGCTTTGTATTGCTCGCACGATCGCCATTAAGCCAGAGGTGATCTTGATGGATGAACCCTGCTCTGCCCTTGACCCCATTTCAACCTTACGGGTTGAGGAACTGATGCAACAATTAAAACAACACTACACGATCGTGATCGTGACACATAACATGCAGCAAGCATCGCGGGTTGCTGATATGACCGCTTTTTTCAATGCCGAAGAAGCAGAGGGCGGAAATCGATTTGGATATTTGGTGGAATACGATCAAACGGCTCGTATTTTTGAAGATCCTCAACAAGAAACCACCAAGAACTATGTCAGTGGACGTTTTGGATAG
- a CDS encoding PhoX family protein, translating to MAVKRRHFLMFLGAGAGSIALQPFMKNGNGQLFSPSVQGETASAQAGGLFFRPIRGPMPLLNDGMDQSKQLSDYSQFVVQDDVVLPEGYTYQVIVSWGDPIGENDHFGYNNDYVTFIETASNEGYLVVNHEYISAKSWKQAYQQVIGKSLPFDEVLAAIQATPDGEIDAFSLPDGDPLKAQIYEISKAAQYDAGLSVLSIRKKADGTWERTNAATDRRITGISGLEDGNYLKVTGPAAVIFRKTSGQGYLDGLGDKIIGTHQNCAGGTTPWGTVFSAEENFQGEVAEPVYADGTSFPPSAKPFNWVWEEGEIEDIAGQGNVLGYAGNKYGWAVEVDPANANDYGTKHTWLGRYRHEAFAFRAEQGKPLAVYSACDRRSGHLYKFVSSGAVSNPTDKANSRLLQDGMLYGAKFNPDGTGQWIALTLDTPVNPDLPSAHVGGIITLPNPDRTAGGSIKVEDDAAIAAYKQQFRTLGDLYVGSDEEKQGAILIDAHFAANAAGVTCGARPEDTDVSDDGTLIIAYTSGSPSGSDGGPNASIFAGPNGETPYEHGWIMKLIDDNGDPAAMTFTWEIFATGGEPAEGGLGFSNPDNLMFDAKGNVWMVTDMSTDKHNKAIPSRTKEDGSAVSQSDLRGLFGNNSVWYLPTSGPNAGEAYLFAYGPMDCEICGPFLSADEKTLFLAPQHPGEYNGIRQNMASETREFAMRTTDGQEFIQTREVPIGSNWPGKGVNDPAKPSVIAVRRLDGGSITG from the coding sequence ATGGCGGTTAAGCGCAGACACTTTTTAATGTTCTTGGGTGCAGGGGCTGGCTCGATCGCACTGCAACCCTTTATGAAGAACGGAAACGGACAACTATTTTCTCCTTCCGTGCAAGGTGAAACGGCGTCCGCTCAAGCAGGTGGACTGTTCTTTCGACCCATTCGGGGGCCGATGCCTTTGCTGAATGACGGCATGGATCAGTCCAAACAACTGAGCGATTACAGCCAGTTTGTGGTTCAAGATGATGTCGTACTGCCAGAAGGTTATACTTACCAGGTGATTGTTTCGTGGGGAGATCCCATTGGTGAGAACGACCACTTTGGATACAACAACGACTATGTCACCTTTATTGAAACGGCTTCTAATGAAGGATATTTAGTCGTCAATCATGAGTATATTAGCGCGAAGTCTTGGAAGCAGGCATATCAGCAAGTAATTGGCAAATCTTTGCCATTTGATGAAGTTCTTGCTGCTATTCAAGCCACTCCAGACGGTGAAATTGATGCCTTCTCTCTCCCCGATGGCGATCCCTTGAAGGCGCAAATTTACGAAATTTCCAAAGCGGCTCAATACGATGCAGGACTTTCTGTCCTCTCCATTCGCAAGAAGGCCGATGGAACTTGGGAGCGCACCAATGCTGCAACCGATCGCCGCATCACTGGTATCTCTGGGCTAGAAGATGGCAATTATCTGAAAGTAACAGGGCCTGCGGCTGTTATCTTCCGTAAAACCAGTGGTCAAGGTTACTTGGATGGACTTGGAGACAAAATCATTGGGACGCACCAGAACTGCGCAGGTGGCACCACCCCCTGGGGAACCGTGTTTAGTGCTGAAGAAAATTTCCAGGGTGAAGTTGCAGAACCTGTGTATGCGGATGGAACTTCCTTTCCCCCTAGTGCTAAACCCTTTAACTGGGTTTGGGAAGAAGGCGAAATCGAAGACATTGCTGGACAAGGAAACGTGTTGGGATATGCGGGCAACAAATACGGTTGGGCAGTAGAAGTAGACCCGGCAAACGCCAACGATTATGGCACGAAGCACACGTGGTTAGGACGCTATCGCCACGAAGCCTTTGCCTTCCGAGCCGAACAGGGCAAGCCCTTGGCGGTGTATTCCGCTTGCGATCGTCGTAGTGGACACCTCTACAAGTTTGTTAGCAGCGGCGCGGTCAGCAACCCCACCGACAAGGCCAACTCGCGATTACTGCAAGATGGTATGCTTTACGGTGCAAAATTTAATCCTGATGGGACAGGGCAGTGGATTGCTCTAACGCTGGACACACCTGTTAATCCCGATCTGCCTAGTGCGCATGTAGGAGGGATCATCACGCTCCCCAACCCCGATCGCACCGCAGGCGGCAGTATTAAAGTTGAAGATGATGCGGCGATCGCAGCCTACAAGCAACAGTTCCGCACCCTTGGCGATCTCTATGTTGGGAGTGACGAGGAAAAGCAAGGAGCCATTCTCATTGATGCTCACTTTGCCGCTAATGCTGCGGGCGTTACCTGTGGCGCACGCCCAGAAGACACCGATGTCTCAGATGATGGAACGCTGATCATCGCTTACACTTCGGGTTCACCCAGCGGTAGCGATGGCGGTCCCAACGCCAGCATTTTTGCAGGACCGAATGGGGAAACCCCGTATGAGCACGGCTGGATTATGAAGCTGATTGATGACAATGGTGATCCGGCAGCTATGACTTTCACCTGGGAAATTTTCGCAACGGGTGGTGAGCCTGCTGAGGGCGGTTTGGGCTTCTCCAATCCAGACAACCTGATGTTTGATGCCAAGGGCAATGTTTGGATGGTGACAGATATGTCTACAGACAAGCACAACAAAGCCATTCCTAGCCGCACTAAAGAGGATGGCTCTGCGGTTAGCCAGTCTGATTTGCGAGGCTTGTTTGGTAACAACTCAGTCTGGTATCTTCCTACGTCTGGTCCGAATGCAGGTGAGGCGTATCTGTTTGCCTATGGGCCAATGGATTGTGAAATCTGTGGTCCGTTTCTCTCAGCCGATGAGAAAACGCTGTTCCTAGCACCTCAGCATCCCGGTGAGTATAACGGAATTCGGCAAAACATGGCCTCTGAAACTCGTGAATTCGCCATGAGAACCACAGATGGTCAGGAGTTTATACAAACTCGTGAAGTGCCGATCGGATCTAACTGGCCGGGCAAAGGGGTGAATGATCCGGCTAAACCCAGCGTGATTGCCGTTCGTCGATTAGATGGCGGTAGCATCACTGGCTGA
- the pstS gene encoding phosphate ABC transporter substrate-binding protein PstS, with translation MTLSSKKGLLATLLAASMGVAACGPRTAEAPVPGDTAAGTGDAPAQTGDGQTVAISGAGATFPAPLYQRWFDAYNREVDSGVQISYQSVGSGAGLEQYINGTVDFGASDAPIEGDRLESFRQQYNAEPIQVPMAGGAVVLAYNLPEVEGEELRLSREAYCGIATGEITQWNDPAIVAENEGLDLPDRDIVFAHRSDGSGTTFIFVNHLDSACPNWQAGVGTSVDWPTGQGGQGNEGVTALIQQNEGAIGYVEYAYAKLNDIPMATLENASGNFIEPSPEAAAAAFEDVEIPEDFGLLVPDPENDQAFPIAGLTWILVYPEYDDPQRWQTLRNVLEWALTDGRDITAELDYVPMPDSVVQRIQERLDEVQA, from the coding sequence ATGACATTGAGTAGCAAGAAGGGCCTCTTGGCCACGCTTCTGGCCGCTTCTATGGGTGTTGCAGCGTGTGGGCCACGCACCGCAGAGGCTCCCGTTCCGGGTGATACGGCGGCTGGAACAGGCGATGCCCCGGCTCAAACGGGTGATGGACAAACTGTGGCAATTAGTGGCGCAGGGGCAACCTTCCCCGCACCTTTATACCAACGCTGGTTTGATGCCTATAACCGGGAAGTGGATTCAGGTGTGCAAATTAGCTATCAGTCGGTTGGTAGCGGTGCTGGACTGGAACAGTACATTAACGGTACAGTTGATTTTGGGGCCAGCGATGCTCCGATCGAGGGCGATCGATTGGAATCATTCCGACAGCAGTACAATGCTGAACCCATTCAGGTGCCGATGGCAGGCGGCGCGGTTGTACTAGCCTATAACCTACCTGAAGTTGAAGGTGAAGAACTGAGATTATCCCGCGAGGCGTACTGCGGGATTGCCACAGGCGAAATTACTCAGTGGAACGATCCGGCGATTGTGGCTGAAAATGAAGGACTCGACCTACCCGATCGCGATATTGTCTTTGCCCATCGTTCGGACGGTAGTGGCACTACGTTTATCTTCGTCAATCATTTAGATTCAGCCTGTCCGAATTGGCAAGCTGGTGTAGGAACCTCGGTAGATTGGCCTACAGGACAAGGTGGACAGGGAAATGAAGGCGTGACAGCATTAATTCAGCAAAATGAAGGAGCGATCGGCTATGTAGAATACGCCTACGCTAAGTTGAATGATATTCCAATGGCCACGTTAGAGAATGCATCGGGGAACTTCATTGAACCCTCTCCAGAGGCAGCAGCAGCAGCCTTTGAAGATGTCGAAATCCCTGAAGACTTTGGATTGCTGGTTCCTGACCCAGAGAACGACCAGGCATTCCCGATCGCAGGATTAACTTGGATTCTGGTTTATCCTGAATACGATGATCCACAACGCTGGCAAACACTCAGAAACGTGCTGGAGTGGGCGCTGACCGACGGTCGAGATATTACAGCGGAGTTAGATTACGTACCCATGCCTGATAGTGTTGTTCAACGAATTCAAGAAAGGTTAGATGAGGTACAAGCGTAA